In one window of Helianthus annuus cultivar XRQ/B chromosome 17, HanXRQr2.0-SUNRISE, whole genome shotgun sequence DNA:
- the LOC110925304 gene encoding uncharacterized protein LOC110925304: protein MSDRRCFESLDRTLRDVLGETMKLFGGKSILLGGDFRQTLPVKPKASRSEIIDSTLPRSYLWDNFTVCRLNENMRVATSTQNSQDTQVISHFASWLLSVGDGVVGQPDVDDPCNAHIIQILPKFLIHPEHNGLDSLIRFIYDDTVFTNPSAENLSDRAIVCPRNDTAEQINELVLKLTPGECTSYISVDPMIPHAQNRGDIDILYPQEYLNQLNFNGLPPHKLNLKLLLKIYC, encoded by the exons ATGAGTGACCGCAGATGTTTTGAATCTTTAGACAGGACACTGAGAGATGTTCTAGGGGAAACAATGAAGCTATTTGGGGGCAAATCTATACTACTTGGTGGAGATTTCAGACAAACACTTCCGGTGAAACCAAAAGCATCGCGTTCCGAGATTATAGACTCTACGTTGCCTAGATCATATTTATGGGACAACTTTACAGTTTGCAGGTTGAACGAGAACATGCGAGTAGCGACAAGTACACAAAATTCACAAGACACACAAGTTATTTCGCATTTTGCCTCATGGTTGCTAAGTGTGGGAGATGGTGTGGTCGGTCAACCAGATGTCGATGACCCTTGCAACGCACACATCATTCAAATTCTGCCAAAATTTCTAATACATCCAGAACACAATGGGCTTGATTCTTTAATTCGCTTCATCTATGACGACACCGTTTTTACCAACCCATCGGCGGAAAACCTATCTGACAGAGCAATCGTTTGTCCAAGGAACGACACAGCTGAACAAATCAATGAATTGGTACTTAAACTGACACCCGGAGAATGTACATCATATATTAGTGTTGACCCAATGATCCCACATGCACAAAATAGAGGTGACATAGACATTTTGTATCCTCAGGAATATTTAAATCAGCTAAATTTCAACGGACTTCCACCACATAAGCTTAATCTAAAG CTTTTGTTAAAAATATACTGCTAG